The proteins below are encoded in one region of Aeromonas veronii:
- a CDS encoding CoA pyrophosphatase has protein sequence MNRTELLTRFLLQRPAPAHRLMLAGLKPAAVLLPLVERPTGLHLLLTRRSTQLRHHPGQISFPGGRQDPEDENLIQTALRETHEELGIPASQIRVIGSLTPLNTISLYDVLPVLAQVDADYRLTLSPDEVEQAFEVPLSHLLNPAHHIALTLPRGGRSHTIYWIPWQDSFIWGATASMIRQLAQHLSR, from the coding sequence TTGAATCGCACCGAGTTGCTGACCCGTTTCCTGCTGCAGCGTCCTGCCCCGGCCCATCGCCTGATGCTGGCAGGACTCAAGCCGGCCGCCGTGCTGCTTCCCCTGGTGGAACGTCCCACTGGACTTCACCTGCTGTTGACCCGGCGCAGCACCCAACTGCGCCACCATCCTGGCCAGATAAGCTTCCCCGGCGGCCGCCAGGATCCGGAGGATGAAAACCTCATCCAGACGGCCCTGCGGGAGACTCATGAAGAACTTGGGATCCCCGCCTCCCAGATCCGGGTCATCGGCAGCCTCACCCCCCTCAATACCATCTCCCTCTACGATGTCTTGCCGGTACTCGCCCAGGTGGATGCCGACTATCGGCTCACCCTGAGCCCGGATGAAGTGGAGCAGGCCTTCGAGGTCCCCCTGAGCCACTTGCTCAACCCGGCGCACCACATCGCCCTGACCCTTCCCCGGGGTGGCAGGAGCCACACCATTTATTGGATCCCCTGGCAAGATTCTTTCATCTGGGGCGCCACGGCCAGCATGATCCGCCAGCTAGCCCAGCACCTGTCGAGATAA
- a CDS encoding HAAAP family serine/threonine permease, whose amino-acid sequence MSNTVTGAQDAATTQTQGTQPLQARSWNKQDTTWVISLFGTAVGAGILFLPINAGMGGFWPLVVMALLVGPMTYLAHRGLARFVLSSKNPGADITQVVEEHFGIGAGKLITLLYFFAIYPIVLIYGVGITNTVESFMVNQLQMTAPPRWILSIVLIMGMMSVMLAGEKLMLKVTEFLVYPLIAILAGISLYLIPDWTGAALSQVPSAKDFATTLWLTIPVLVFSFNHSPAISSFALAQRRDYGDNAVAKSDAILKRTAMILLGFVMFFVFSCVMSLTPAQLAEAKSQNIAVLSYLANQHASPIISYFGPLVAFVAIVSSFFGHYLGAREGLKGMIVQNMRKSGKTPNTKKVELFIIAFFILTLWAVAVINPSILGMIESLGGPIIATILFLMPMYAIKRVPAMAKYQGQISNVFVAAMGLIAISAILYQLF is encoded by the coding sequence ATGTCTAATACTGTCACCGGCGCGCAAGACGCCGCGACCACACAAACGCAAGGAACGCAGCCGCTGCAAGCGCGCAGCTGGAACAAACAGGACACCACCTGGGTGATCAGTCTGTTTGGGACCGCCGTCGGCGCGGGCATCCTGTTCCTGCCGATCAACGCAGGCATGGGTGGCTTCTGGCCACTGGTGGTCATGGCACTGCTGGTCGGTCCCATGACTTACCTGGCTCACCGCGGGCTGGCCCGCTTCGTGCTGTCTTCCAAGAATCCCGGCGCCGACATCACCCAGGTGGTAGAAGAGCACTTCGGGATCGGCGCAGGCAAATTGATCACCCTGCTCTACTTCTTCGCCATCTACCCCATCGTGCTGATCTACGGCGTGGGCATCACCAACACGGTCGAGAGCTTCATGGTGAACCAGTTGCAGATGACTGCACCGCCGCGCTGGATCCTCTCCATCGTGCTCATCATGGGCATGATGTCGGTCATGCTGGCCGGTGAAAAGCTGATGCTCAAGGTCACCGAGTTCCTGGTATATCCGCTCATCGCCATCCTGGCGGGCATCTCCCTCTACCTCATCCCGGACTGGACCGGTGCGGCCCTCTCCCAAGTGCCGTCCGCCAAGGACTTCGCCACCACCCTGTGGCTGACCATTCCGGTACTGGTGTTCTCCTTCAACCACAGCCCGGCCATCTCCAGCTTCGCCCTGGCCCAGCGCCGCGACTATGGTGACAACGCCGTTGCCAAGTCCGACGCCATCTTGAAGCGCACCGCCATGATCCTGCTGGGTTTCGTGATGTTCTTCGTCTTCTCCTGCGTGATGAGCCTGACACCGGCCCAGCTGGCAGAAGCCAAGTCCCAGAACATCGCCGTGCTCTCCTACCTGGCCAACCAGCATGCGAGCCCGATCATCTCCTACTTCGGCCCTCTGGTTGCCTTCGTGGCCATTGTCTCCTCCTTCTTCGGTCACTACCTGGGTGCCCGTGAAGGCCTGAAGGGCATGATCGTCCAGAACATGCGCAAGTCCGGCAAGACCCCGAACACCAAGAAGGTCGAGCTGTTCATCATCGCCTTCTTCATCCTGACCCTGTGGGCAGTGGCCGTGATCAACCCCTCCATCCTTGGCATGATCGAATCCCTGGGTGGCCCCATCATCGCGACCATCCTGTTCCTGATGCCGATGTACGCCATCAAGCGCGTACCGGCCATGGCGAAATACCAGGGCCAGATCAGCAACGTCTTCGTGGCGGCCATGGGCCTGATTGCCATCTCCGCCATCCTGTACCAGCTGTTCTGA
- the sstT gene encoding serine/threonine transporter SstT produces the protein MTQQHPLIRLVNSTSLVSQILVGLVLGIFLAMFMPEWAKAAGLLGSLFVGALKAVAPLLVFVLVMAAIIGHKQGQKTSIRPLLALYLFGTFAAAVVAVLASFLFPSNLHLVANSAEITPPGGITEVLQTLLFNVVTNPVKALMDANYIGILAWAIGLGIAMRHANESTKALITDLSHGVSTIVKAVIRCAPLGILGLVASTLAETGFGALLGYAQLLVVLIGCMLFIAFVVNPLIVFWKIKRNPYPLVLTCLKESGVTAFFTRSSAANIPVNMALCEKLRLPEDTYAVSIPLGATINMAGAAITITVLSMAAVHTLGMEVDLATAILLSVVATISACGASGVAGGSLLLIPLACSLFGISNDIAMQVVAVGFIIGVLQDSAETALNSSTDVLFTAAACMAEDETLLDAAPLSREA, from the coding sequence ATGACACAACAACACCCCCTCATAAGACTGGTCAACAGCACCAGTCTGGTTAGCCAGATCCTGGTCGGTCTGGTACTCGGTATCTTCCTCGCTATGTTCATGCCGGAATGGGCAAAGGCAGCGGGCCTGCTTGGCAGCCTGTTCGTCGGTGCACTGAAGGCGGTCGCGCCGCTGCTGGTATTCGTACTGGTCATGGCGGCGATCATCGGTCACAAACAGGGCCAGAAGACCAGCATTCGCCCGCTGCTGGCACTCTATCTGTTTGGCACCTTCGCCGCCGCCGTGGTCGCGGTGCTGGCGAGCTTCCTGTTCCCCTCCAACCTGCATCTGGTGGCGAACAGTGCCGAGATCACGCCTCCTGGCGGCATCACCGAGGTGCTGCAGACCCTGCTGTTCAACGTGGTGACCAACCCGGTGAAGGCGCTGATGGATGCCAACTACATCGGCATTCTGGCCTGGGCCATCGGCCTTGGCATCGCCATGCGCCATGCCAATGAGAGCACCAAGGCGCTGATCACCGACTTGTCCCACGGGGTCTCCACCATCGTCAAGGCGGTGATCCGCTGCGCCCCCCTCGGCATCCTGGGTCTGGTCGCTTCCACGCTGGCCGAGACCGGCTTCGGTGCCCTGCTCGGTTACGCCCAGTTGCTGGTGGTGCTGATCGGTTGCATGCTGTTCATCGCCTTCGTGGTCAACCCGCTCATCGTGTTCTGGAAGATCAAGCGCAACCCCTATCCGCTGGTGCTGACCTGCCTGAAAGAGAGCGGCGTGACCGCCTTCTTCACCCGCAGCTCCGCCGCCAACATCCCGGTCAACATGGCCCTGTGCGAGAAGCTGCGTCTGCCGGAAGACACCTATGCGGTCTCCATCCCGCTGGGCGCCACCATCAACATGGCCGGTGCTGCCATCACCATTACCGTGCTCTCCATGGCAGCGGTACATACCCTGGGGATGGAAGTGGATCTGGCCACCGCCATCCTGCTCTCCGTGGTCGCCACCATCAGTGCCTGTGGTGCCTCCGGTGTGGCCGGCGGCTCCCTGCTGCTGATCCCGCTGGCGTGCAGCCTGTTTGGCATCAGCAACGACATCGCCATGCAAGTCGTTGCCGTGGGCTTCATCATCGGTGTGCTGCAAGACTCCGCCGAGACGGCCCTCAACAGCTCCACCGACGTGCTGTTCACCGCTGCTGCCTGCATGGCCGAAGATGAGACCCTGCTGGACGCCGCGCCCCTGTCGCGTGAAGCCTGA
- a CDS encoding RecQ family ATP-dependent DNA helicase, translating into MIPSLLTRHFGFDRLRPGQEAVISRLLAGKSAAAIFPTGAGKSLCYQLPALALPHLTLVISPLIALMHDQLAFLKSKGIAAASLDSSLTAEESRRVMQQASDGQLKILMISVERLKNERFRRFIAGVPISMLVVDEAHCISEWGHNFRPDYLKLPSHRRELAIPQVLLLTATATPAVMADMQAKFGIDKEDLVVTGFYRPNLDLAVVPLPPEARDEWLIAEILKEPAAPTIVYVTLQHSAQQCAERLQRAGIRACAYHAGLDSDVRSRIQHDFMAGKQDCIVATIAFGMGIDKADIRRVIHYDLPKSIENYSQEIGRAGRDGLPSRCVVLANRAQLPVLENFVYGDTPDRSAILALLETVQQSGSEWEFGLLRLSNDTNIRQLPLKTLLVYLEMEGVIAPAYSYFAEYRFKFVLDKGEILARFNPDRRQFLEQLFACAPRARSWCTMDFEALWQGYQGERHRAAAALDYLQQQGWIELESKQMTEVYRVLRQDLAIEPLATRLHDLFTQKEQSELARLQALLAFFTSTRCLSHELARYFADQQAPTHCGHCSVCRGEIANLPVLPSQPLPNEHGLRAWCDPFVTLGKSQDPRVLTRFLCGIATPLSTRVKAKNLAGFGQLAAHPFADVLAAVSRAYPAIF; encoded by the coding sequence ATGATCCCCTCCCTGTTGACCCGTCACTTCGGTTTTGATCGGTTAAGACCCGGTCAGGAGGCGGTGATCAGCCGCCTGTTGGCGGGCAAGAGTGCGGCCGCCATCTTCCCGACCGGCGCGGGCAAATCCCTCTGCTATCAATTGCCCGCCCTCGCCCTGCCCCACCTGACCCTGGTTATCTCGCCGCTGATCGCCCTGATGCACGATCAACTCGCCTTTTTGAAGAGCAAGGGCATAGCCGCTGCCAGCCTGGATTCGAGCCTGACGGCGGAAGAGAGTCGACGAGTGATGCAGCAGGCCAGCGACGGCCAGTTGAAGATCCTGATGATCTCGGTGGAGCGCCTCAAGAACGAACGCTTTCGCCGCTTTATCGCCGGGGTGCCGATCTCGATGCTGGTGGTGGATGAGGCGCACTGCATCTCGGAGTGGGGCCACAACTTTCGCCCGGACTATCTGAAGCTGCCGAGTCATCGCCGCGAGCTCGCCATTCCCCAGGTATTGCTGCTCACTGCCACCGCCACCCCGGCGGTGATGGCAGACATGCAGGCCAAGTTCGGCATAGATAAGGAAGACCTGGTGGTGACCGGCTTCTATCGCCCCAACTTGGATCTCGCCGTCGTTCCCCTGCCTCCCGAGGCGCGCGATGAGTGGCTGATTGCCGAGATCCTGAAGGAGCCCGCGGCGCCCACCATCGTCTATGTCACCCTGCAGCACAGTGCGCAGCAGTGTGCCGAGCGCCTGCAGCGGGCAGGCATCAGGGCCTGCGCCTATCATGCCGGGCTCGATAGCGACGTGCGTAGCCGGATCCAGCATGACTTCATGGCAGGCAAGCAGGATTGCATCGTCGCCACCATCGCCTTCGGCATGGGCATCGACAAGGCCGATATCCGCCGGGTCATTCATTACGATCTGCCCAAATCCATCGAAAACTACAGCCAGGAGATAGGCCGCGCCGGCCGCGATGGTCTGCCCTCCCGCTGCGTCGTGCTGGCCAATCGCGCCCAGTTGCCGGTGCTGGAGAATTTCGTCTATGGGGATACCCCGGACAGATCAGCCATACTGGCGCTGCTCGAGACGGTGCAACAAAGCGGCAGTGAGTGGGAGTTTGGTCTGCTGCGGCTCTCCAACGACACCAATATTCGCCAACTGCCCCTCAAGACCCTGCTGGTCTATCTGGAAATGGAGGGGGTCATTGCGCCGGCCTACAGCTACTTCGCCGAATATCGCTTCAAGTTCGTGCTGGACAAGGGGGAGATCCTGGCTCGTTTCAATCCCGACCGCCGCCAGTTTCTGGAGCAGCTTTTTGCCTGTGCCCCCCGGGCTCGCAGCTGGTGCACCATGGACTTCGAGGCGCTCTGGCAGGGATATCAGGGCGAGCGGCACCGCGCGGCGGCGGCGCTGGATTATCTGCAGCAACAGGGCTGGATCGAGCTCGAGAGCAAACAGATGACGGAAGTGTATCGGGTATTGCGCCAGGATCTTGCCATCGAGCCCCTGGCCACACGGCTGCACGACCTGTTCACGCAAAAAGAGCAGAGTGAATTGGCCAGACTGCAGGCGCTGTTGGCCTTCTTTACCTCAACCCGATGCCTGAGCCACGAGTTGGCCCGCTATTTTGCCGACCAGCAGGCGCCCACCCATTGCGGGCACTGCTCCGTCTGTCGGGGGGAAATTGCCAACCTGCCCGTGCTGCCAAGCCAGCCCCTGCCCAATGAGCACGGTCTGCGTGCCTGGTGCGATCCCTTTGTCACCCTTGGCAAGAGCCAGGATCCCCGCGTGCTGACCCGCTTCCTGTGCGGCATCGCCACTCCGCTCTCCACTCGCGTCAAGGCAAAGAACCTGGCGGGTTTTGGCCAATTGGCAGCCCATCCCTTCGCCGACGTGCTGGCAGCGGTATCACGAGCCTACCCCGCTATTTTCTAA
- a CDS encoding PrkA family serine protein kinase, translating to MGIFEHYQQRYEKAREEEYSIQEFLDMCKQDKSCYASAAERLLVAIGEPEMIDTSVNPRLSRLFSNRVVARYPAFKDFYGMEEAIEQIVSYLKHSAQGLEEKKQILYLLGPVGGGKSSLAEKLKSLMQKVPIYRIKGSPVNDHPFCLFDIEEDGEILEKEYGIPRRYLRPIMSPWAAKRLHEFGGDITKFKVEKVSPSILDQIAIAKTEPGDDNNQDISSLVGKVDIRMLEHYAQDDADAYSYSGALCKANQGMMEFVEMFKAPIKVLHPLLTATQEGNYNGTEGLSALPFDGILLAHSNESEWQQFRNNKNNEAFLDRVYIVKVPYCLRVSEEVKIYEKLLFNSELTDAKCAPGTLELLGQFSVLSRLKEPENSSLYSKMRVYDGESLKDTDPKAKSYQEYRDYAGVDEGMNGLSTRFAFKILSRVFNFDHAEVAANPVHLFYVLEQQIEREQFPQELHDRYLEFIKGYLTPRYVEFIGKEIQTAYLESYSEYGQNIFDRYVTYADFWIQDQEYRDPETGQLFDRASLNSELEKIEKPAGISNPKDFRNEIVNFVLRARANNAGRNPNWTSYEKLRTVIEKKMFSNTEELLPVISFNSKTSAEEQKKHDNFVERMMEKGYTRKQVRLLSEWYLRVRKSS from the coding sequence ATGGGCATCTTCGAGCACTATCAACAGCGGTATGAGAAAGCCAGAGAGGAGGAGTACAGCATCCAGGAGTTCCTGGATATGTGCAAACAGGACAAATCCTGCTACGCCTCCGCCGCCGAGCGGCTGCTGGTTGCCATTGGCGAGCCGGAAATGATCGACACCTCGGTCAATCCGCGCCTCAGCCGCCTGTTTTCCAATCGCGTCGTCGCACGCTATCCCGCCTTCAAAGACTTCTACGGCATGGAAGAGGCCATCGAACAGATCGTCTCCTACCTCAAACACTCGGCCCAGGGGCTCGAGGAGAAGAAGCAAATTCTTTATCTGCTCGGCCCTGTCGGCGGCGGCAAGTCGTCCCTCGCCGAGAAGCTGAAATCTCTGATGCAGAAAGTGCCCATTTATCGCATCAAGGGCTCACCGGTCAACGATCACCCCTTCTGCCTGTTCGACATCGAGGAAGATGGCGAGATCCTGGAAAAAGAGTACGGCATCCCGCGCCGTTATCTGCGCCCCATCATGTCGCCCTGGGCAGCCAAACGGCTGCACGAGTTTGGCGGGGACATCACCAAGTTCAAGGTGGAGAAGGTCAGCCCTTCCATCCTCGATCAGATTGCCATCGCCAAGACAGAGCCCGGCGATGACAACAACCAGGACATCTCCTCCCTGGTCGGCAAGGTCGATATCCGCATGCTGGAACATTACGCCCAGGATGATGCCGATGCCTACTCCTACTCGGGGGCGCTCTGCAAGGCAAACCAGGGGATGATGGAGTTCGTGGAGATGTTCAAGGCCCCCATCAAGGTGCTGCACCCCCTGCTAACCGCCACCCAGGAGGGCAACTACAACGGCACCGAAGGCCTCTCCGCCCTCCCCTTCGACGGCATACTGCTGGCTCACTCCAACGAGTCGGAATGGCAGCAGTTCCGCAACAACAAGAACAACGAAGCCTTTCTCGACCGGGTCTACATCGTCAAGGTGCCATACTGCCTGCGCGTCTCGGAAGAGGTGAAGATCTATGAAAAACTGCTGTTCAACAGCGAGCTGACCGATGCCAAGTGTGCCCCGGGCACCCTGGAGCTGCTGGGCCAGTTCTCCGTCCTTTCTCGCCTGAAAGAGCCGGAAAATTCCAGCCTCTACTCCAAGATGCGGGTCTATGACGGCGAGAGCCTCAAAGACACGGATCCCAAGGCCAAGAGCTATCAGGAGTACCGCGACTACGCTGGCGTGGACGAGGGCATGAATGGCCTATCGACCCGCTTCGCGTTCAAGATCCTCTCTCGCGTGTTCAACTTCGATCATGCGGAAGTGGCCGCCAACCCGGTGCACCTCTTCTATGTGCTGGAGCAGCAGATAGAGCGCGAACAGTTCCCGCAGGAGCTGCATGATCGTTACCTCGAGTTCATCAAGGGCTATCTGACACCGCGCTACGTGGAGTTCATCGGCAAGGAGATCCAGACCGCCTATCTCGAGTCCTATTCGGAGTACGGGCAGAACATCTTCGATCGCTATGTCACCTATGCCGACTTCTGGATCCAGGATCAGGAGTACCGTGACCCGGAAACCGGCCAGCTGTTTGACAGGGCCTCCCTCAACAGCGAGTTGGAGAAAATTGAGAAACCGGCGGGGATCAGCAATCCGAAGGATTTTCGCAACGAAATCGTCAACTTCGTGCTGCGGGCCCGAGCCAACAACGCGGGTCGCAATCCCAACTGGACCAGCTACGAGAAGCTGCGCACCGTGATCGAGAAAAAGATGTTCTCCAACACCGAGGAGCTGCTGCCGGTTATCTCCTTCAACAGCAAGACGTCGGCCGAAGAGCAGAAGAAGCACGACAACTTTGTAGAGCGGATGATGGAGAAGGGCTACACCCGCAAGCAGGTGCGGCTGCTCTCCGAATGGTATCTCAGGGTACGCAAGTCATCCTGA
- a CDS encoding YeaH/YhbH family protein: MAHFIDRRLNGKNKSAVNRQRFIRRYKKQIKQAVSDAVSKRSIQDVDKGESISIPTKDIGEPHFHQGQGGKREMVHPGNDQFISGDKIDRPKGGGGGQGSGEGQASDQGEGADDFVFQISKDEYLDLLFEDLELPRLQKTQLNQLMEMKTYRAGYTSNGVPANINVVRSLQNSLARRMALQAGKKRQLRELEERLALLADEPNDHFAEMAQLEKEIRELKRRIEAVPFIDTFDLKFNNFVKRPVPSSQAVMFCLMDVSGSMDQATKEMAKRFYILLYLFLSRTYKNVEVVYIRHHTQAKEVDEHEFFYSQETGGTIVSSALKMMNDIINERYPANQWNIYAAQASDGDNWADDSPQCREILLRDIMPRVRYYSYIEITTRAHQTLWHEYESVAEQFPHFAMEHIRKVEDIYPVFRELFKKQAA; the protein is encoded by the coding sequence ATGGCGCATTTTATCGACCGCAGGCTCAACGGCAAAAACAAAAGCGCTGTCAATCGGCAGCGCTTCATCCGCCGCTACAAGAAGCAGATCAAACAAGCGGTCTCGGATGCTGTCTCCAAGCGCAGCATTCAGGACGTGGACAAGGGCGAGAGCATCAGTATCCCGACCAAGGACATCGGTGAACCCCACTTCCATCAAGGTCAGGGCGGCAAACGGGAGATGGTCCATCCTGGCAACGATCAATTCATTTCTGGCGACAAGATTGACCGCCCTAAGGGAGGAGGCGGTGGTCAGGGCAGCGGTGAAGGCCAGGCTTCGGATCAAGGGGAAGGCGCGGATGATTTCGTGTTCCAGATCTCCAAGGATGAGTATCTGGACCTGCTGTTCGAAGATCTGGAGCTGCCCCGCTTGCAGAAAACCCAGCTCAACCAGCTGATGGAGATGAAAACCTATCGGGCTGGCTACACCTCCAACGGGGTGCCCGCCAACATCAACGTGGTCCGGTCACTGCAGAACTCCTTGGCCAGGCGCATGGCCTTGCAGGCGGGCAAGAAACGACAGCTGCGCGAGCTGGAAGAGCGGCTTGCCCTGCTCGCCGATGAGCCCAACGATCACTTCGCCGAGATGGCGCAGCTCGAGAAGGAGATCCGGGAACTCAAGCGGCGTATCGAGGCCGTCCCCTTCATCGATACCTTCGATCTCAAGTTCAACAACTTCGTCAAGCGGCCCGTCCCCTCCAGCCAGGCGGTGATGTTCTGCTTGATGGACGTGTCGGGCTCCATGGATCAGGCCACCAAGGAGATGGCCAAACGCTTCTATATCCTGCTCTACCTGTTCCTGAGCCGCACTTACAAGAATGTGGAGGTGGTCTACATTCGCCACCATACCCAGGCCAAGGAGGTAGACGAACACGAGTTCTTCTACTCCCAGGAGACTGGCGGCACCATCGTCTCCAGCGCCCTCAAGATGATGAACGACATCATCAACGAGCGTTACCCCGCCAACCAGTGGAACATCTATGCGGCGCAAGCTTCCGATGGGGACAACTGGGCGGATGATTCCCCCCAGTGCCGGGAGATCCTGCTGCGCGACATCATGCCGCGGGTGCGTTACTACTCCTACATCGAGATCACCACCCGCGCCCACCAGACCCTGTGGCACGAATACGAGTCGGTGGCCGAGCAATTCCCCCACTTCGCGATGGAACACATTCGCAAGGTAGAGGACATCTATCCGGTATTCCGGGAGCTGTTCAAGAAGCAGGCGGCTTGA
- a CDS encoding SpoVR family protein, producing MVETARKIAPLDDGPDWNFGLLETYHQEIDRVAKSYRLDTYPNQIEVITAEQMMDAYSSVGMPIGYQHWSFGKRFIHTERNYKRGQMGLAYEIVINSDPCIAYLMEENTMPMQALVMAHACYGHNSFFKNNYLFKAWSDASSIIDYLLFAKNYITECEEKHGIDAVERLLDSCHALMNFGVDRYKRPQKISLAEEKRRQKAREDYLQTQVNELWRTLPKQHKASGVEDRRYPPEPQENILYFIEKNAPLLEPWQREIVRIVRKISQYFYPQKQTQVMNEGWATFWHYTILNHLYDEGKISDRFMMEVLHSHTNVVYQPPYNSRYYSGINPYALGFAMFTDLRRICEHPTEEDRYWFPDYAGTNWVDTLHFAMQNFKDESFISQFLSPKVMRDMKLFAIDDDDLKNYLKVSAIHNEEGYRLVRNTLSAQYNLSNLEPNIQVYNVAVKGDRSLTLRYVPHNRIPLGESRHEVLKHLHQLWGFDVVLEQDNGELPADIIGRCPDRKTVA from the coding sequence ATGGTAGAAACTGCGAGAAAAATAGCCCCCCTGGACGATGGTCCTGACTGGAACTTCGGTCTGCTGGAGACCTATCACCAGGAGATTGACCGGGTGGCCAAGTCGTATCGGCTGGATACCTACCCCAACCAGATCGAGGTGATCACCGCCGAACAGATGATGGATGCCTACTCCAGCGTGGGCATGCCCATCGGTTACCAGCACTGGTCCTTTGGCAAACGCTTCATCCACACCGAACGCAACTACAAACGTGGCCAGATGGGGCTGGCCTACGAGATCGTCATCAACTCGGATCCCTGCATCGCCTACCTGATGGAGGAGAACACCATGCCGATGCAGGCCCTGGTAATGGCCCACGCCTGCTATGGCCACAACTCTTTTTTCAAGAACAACTATTTGTTCAAGGCCTGGAGCGACGCCTCTTCCATCATCGACTACCTGTTGTTTGCCAAGAACTACATCACGGAGTGCGAGGAGAAACACGGTATAGATGCGGTCGAGCGGCTGCTCGACTCCTGCCACGCCCTGATGAACTTCGGGGTTGATCGCTACAAGCGGCCCCAGAAGATTTCACTCGCCGAAGAGAAGCGGCGCCAGAAGGCGCGGGAAGATTACCTGCAGACCCAGGTCAACGAACTGTGGCGCACCCTGCCCAAGCAGCACAAGGCCTCCGGGGTCGAGGACAGGCGCTACCCCCCCGAACCACAGGAGAACATTCTCTACTTCATCGAGAAGAATGCACCACTGCTGGAGCCCTGGCAGCGTGAAATCGTGCGAATAGTGCGCAAGATCAGTCAATACTTCTACCCGCAGAAACAAACCCAGGTGATGAACGAGGGGTGGGCCACCTTCTGGCACTACACCATCCTCAATCACCTCTATGACGAGGGGAAGATCAGCGACCGCTTCATGATGGAGGTGCTGCACAGCCACACCAACGTGGTCTATCAGCCTCCCTACAACAGCCGCTACTACTCGGGTATCAACCCCTACGCCCTGGGGTTTGCCATGTTCACCGATCTGCGGCGGATCTGTGAACACCCGACCGAAGAGGACAGATACTGGTTCCCGGACTATGCAGGTACCAACTGGGTCGATACCTTGCATTTCGCCATGCAGAACTTCAAGGACGAGAGCTTCATCAGCCAGTTCCTGAGTCCCAAGGTAATGCGGGACATGAAGCTGTTTGCCATCGATGACGATGACCTCAAGAACTACCTCAAGGTCTCGGCCATTCATAACGAAGAGGGTTACCGACTGGTGCGCAACACCCTGTCGGCGCAATACAATCTGAGCAACCTGGAACCCAACATTCAGGTCTACAACGTGGCGGTGAAGGGAGACAGATCCCTTACCCTGCGCTATGTGCCCCACAACCGGATACCCCTCGGGGAATCCCGTCATGAGGTTCTCAAGCATTTGCATCAACTGTGGGGTTTCGATGTAGTGCTGGAGCAGGATAACGGAGAGCTGCCCGCTGACATCATAGGGCGCTGCCCGGATCGCAAGACAGTCGCCTGA
- the fadR gene encoding fatty acid metabolism transcriptional regulator FadR, whose translation MVIKAQSPAGFAEEYIIESIWNNRFPPGSILPAERELSELIGVTRTTLREVLQRLARDGWLTIQHGKPTKVNNFWETSGLNILETLARLDQDKVPDLVAQLLSARTNICTIFIRGAIRNNPEQAAEILRGAAEVENTAEAYAEFDYRLHHQLSFASGNPIYALILNGFKGLYSRVGRYYFSDKQARETADAYYKVLLGLAETKNHDAVFMTVRQYGIESGKLWTRLRQDMPSNLCDN comes from the coding sequence ATGGTCATCAAAGCGCAAAGCCCCGCTGGGTTTGCCGAGGAATACATCATCGAGTCCATCTGGAACAATCGCTTTCCTCCTGGATCCATTCTGCCGGCGGAGCGTGAACTGTCCGAGTTGATTGGCGTGACTCGCACCACCTTGCGCGAAGTGCTGCAGCGTCTTGCCCGTGATGGTTGGCTCACCATCCAGCATGGCAAACCGACCAAGGTCAACAATTTCTGGGAAACCTCGGGCCTCAATATCCTGGAGACCCTGGCTCGCCTCGATCAGGACAAGGTACCGGACTTGGTTGCCCAGTTGCTGTCGGCCCGAACCAACATCTGCACCATCTTCATTCGTGGCGCCATCCGCAACAACCCGGAGCAGGCTGCCGAGATCCTGCGCGGGGCCGCTGAGGTTGAGAACACGGCTGAGGCCTATGCCGAGTTCGACTACCGGCTTCATCATCAGCTATCCTTTGCCTCCGGCAATCCCATTTACGCCTTGATCCTCAACGGTTTCAAAGGTTTGTACAGCAGGGTCGGACGCTACTACTTCTCCGACAAGCAGGCCCGCGAGACGGCGGATGCCTATTACAAGGTGCTGCTGGGTTTGGCCGAAACCAAGAACCACGACGCCGTATTCATGACGGTGCGTCAGTACGGGATCGAGTCCGGCAAGTTGTGGACTCGTCTGCGCCAGGATATGCCGAGCAACCTGTGCGACAACTGA